A window of Pyrobaculum aerophilum str. IM2 contains these coding sequences:
- a CDS encoding FAD-dependent oxidoreductase, which produces MVRVVVVGGGAAGASAAARARRLDPSAEVLLIERGSMITHAPCGMPYAIGGIVKSHEELMTYTPEEFEKERNIKVMINTEVVDVDADKKVVVVKKGGSEEKIPWDKLVIATGAKPLVPRIPGVELKGILTMRHPDEVPHLKGHIDKAKTVAIVGGGYIGVEMAEVLLELGKRFLLFEMFDQVLPAALDPDVAGIVAEEMKTRGVELHLGEKVVEFRGVEHVNKVVTEKGEYQVDEVILAVGVRPDVDLAVRAGAKLGETGAVYVNEYMETTVPDVYAAGDVAEKVHRVTGRRVWIPLAPTANKEGQVAGGNAVRNRILKFPGVVGTAVTKFYNLYIARTGLSEKDAAQLGFKTQSALIKARTKAHYMPGAETVHVKLIAEESTGRILGGQIVGKSPVVASYADILAVAVQSGYTVSDLFFSDIGYMPDTAPVWHPLIVAARVLSRGKL; this is translated from the coding sequence ATGGTCCGCGTTGTAGTCGTCGGTGGCGGGGCAGCAGGCGCCTCAGCCGCGGCGAGGGCCAGGAGGCTTGATCCAAGCGCGGAGGTGCTACTAATAGAAAGAGGTTCTATGATAACCCACGCCCCGTGCGGCATGCCGTATGCAATCGGCGGGATAGTTAAAAGCCATGAGGAGCTAATGACGTATACTCCTGAAGAGTTCGAAAAAGAGCGCAATATAAAAGTAATGATTAATACCGAAGTTGTCGACGTTGACGCGGATAAAAAAGTGGTAGTTGTCAAAAAGGGGGGCTCTGAGGAGAAAATCCCCTGGGACAAGTTGGTCATCGCCACTGGGGCAAAGCCCTTAGTGCCGAGGATACCTGGCGTAGAGCTGAAGGGTATTCTCACCATGAGACACCCCGACGAGGTCCCCCACCTAAAGGGCCATATTGACAAGGCAAAAACTGTGGCTATTGTGGGCGGGGGCTACATAGGGGTTGAAATGGCTGAGGTGTTGTTAGAATTAGGCAAGAGGTTTCTGCTTTTCGAGATGTTCGACCAAGTTCTGCCAGCGGCTTTAGATCCCGATGTTGCTGGAATAGTGGCAGAGGAGATGAAAACGAGAGGAGTAGAGCTACACCTGGGGGAAAAAGTGGTGGAGTTCAGAGGCGTGGAACATGTAAATAAAGTGGTGACAGAGAAGGGCGAGTATCAAGTAGACGAGGTGATTTTAGCCGTGGGGGTTAGACCCGACGTGGATTTAGCAGTAAGGGCCGGGGCAAAACTGGGAGAGACAGGCGCCGTGTATGTAAATGAGTATATGGAGACGACTGTTCCCGACGTATACGCAGCTGGCGACGTGGCGGAAAAAGTCCACAGAGTCACAGGTAGGAGGGTTTGGATACCGCTTGCTCCCACGGCAAATAAAGAGGGACAAGTGGCTGGGGGGAACGCGGTGAGAAACCGTATATTGAAATTCCCCGGCGTCGTCGGGACTGCCGTCACTAAGTTCTACAACCTCTATATAGCTAGAACAGGGCTGAGCGAAAAGGATGCCGCCCAGCTCGGGTTTAAAACACAAAGCGCATTAATAAAGGCGAGGACTAAGGCACATTACATGCCTGGCGCTGAGACAGTACACGTCAAGCTTATTGCGGAGGAGTCGACTGGCCGCATTCTCGGCGGACAGATAGTCGGCAAGAGCCCAGTCGTCGCCTCTTATGCAGATATCCTAGCAGTGGCGGTACAATCTGGCTACACCGTGTCTGATCTCTTCTTTTCAGATATTGGATATATGCCCGACACAGCGCCAGTGTGGCACCCATTAATAGTAGCCGCTAGAGTTCTCAGCCGGGGCAAGTTGTAA
- a CDS encoding thioredoxin family protein: protein MFFGKTCPYCQMFDPIFRQVGERYRDFANFVKADIEEFYQLAASLGIMGTPATVAFVDGRPVEVAPGFMTAPQFRAFVEAVLNTLVVNRLIKGETPLHGPRCSRRWRGSRRLSRGEGQEA, encoded by the coding sequence ATGTTTTTCGGAAAGACTTGTCCCTATTGCCAGATGTTCGATCCCATATTCCGCCAAGTGGGCGAGCGTTACCGCGATTTTGCTAACTTTGTCAAGGCTGATATTGAAGAATTTTATCAACTGGCCGCCTCCCTTGGCATAATGGGCACTCCGGCGACAGTGGCCTTTGTCGACGGACGGCCAGTGGAGGTAGCCCCTGGGTTTATGACCGCGCCGCAATTCAGGGCATTTGTAGAGGCAGTATTAAATACGCTAGTTGTAAATAGATTAATAAAGGGGGAAACTCCTCTCCATGGTCCGCGTTGTAGTCGTCGGTGGCGGGGCAGCAGGCGCCTCAGCCGCGGCGAGGGCCAGGAGGCTTGA
- a CDS encoding UbiA-like polyprenyltransferase has translation MSFDPEAVGAVAIRVFRFIRIEHTIFTLPMAYAAALLTGGELDLWKAIFIGLAVFGLRTAGMSWNNIADYPLDKLNPRTQGRMLVAGKMSFKEAYGVFFTGITIFLISAAMLGPWPLALSIPYLIVVITYPYAKRLHCLPHLHLGAVYALVPLGAAIAMHPLDINAALAKTPWFLVFAAALWVAGFDVIYSKGDYDFDKSQGLGSVAACFGLKAADYVALLLLSTSAALYVANYLEYRLGAIGLVITLIGAGLEIYSAILGARGEVAKGFNLNLAVGLLIPLGIFAGFLRI, from the coding sequence GTGTCCTTCGACCCTGAGGCAGTCGGCGCTGTTGCTATTAGGGTGTTTAGATTCATAAGAATAGAACACACGATTTTCACGTTACCCATGGCGTACGCCGCCGCGTTGTTGACAGGCGGGGAGTTAGACCTCTGGAAAGCGATTTTCATAGGGCTTGCCGTATTTGGCTTGAGAACTGCGGGGATGTCGTGGAATAATATTGCAGACTACCCACTTGATAAGCTCAACCCCAGGACGCAAGGGCGAATGCTTGTCGCAGGGAAAATGAGCTTTAAGGAGGCATATGGCGTGTTTTTCACAGGAATTACAATATTCCTAATTTCAGCTGCGATGTTAGGGCCGTGGCCCCTGGCGTTGTCAATACCATATCTAATAGTCGTTATCACATACCCCTACGCCAAGAGGCTACACTGCCTCCCCCACTTGCACTTAGGCGCCGTATACGCCCTCGTGCCGCTAGGCGCAGCAATAGCCATGCACCCCCTAGATATCAACGCCGCACTTGCAAAAACGCCTTGGTTTTTAGTATTTGCAGCGGCGCTTTGGGTGGCTGGCTTTGACGTAATATATTCTAAAGGCGATTATGATTTTGACAAGTCGCAAGGGCTCGGAAGCGTAGCCGCGTGTTTTGGGCTTAAAGCCGCAGATTATGTGGCACTCCTCCTCCTTTCCACATCAGCTGCGTTGTATGTGGCTAACTATTTAGAGTACAGATTGGGAGCCATTGGGCTCGTCATTACGCTAATTGGAGCCGGCTTAGAGATCTACTCGGCGATACTGGGGGCCAGAGGGGAGGTGGCCAAGGGCTTTAACCTCAACTTGGCAGTGGGCTTGTTGATACCCTTGGGGATATTCGCCGGCTTTTTACGCATATAA
- a CDS encoding MFS transporter — protein MESTSLGTSTSRADLRAYAIFSAPYSLVVFLLPFYIFKLGGGGVEVGFAFSIYATAVVAVRPVAGYLTDRLGRRSANLLGGLILASAMILLGASYGVFHIYISLFLAGAASSLINVATVAYITDVGGLENPALYSKMRIAAAIGAVGGGAFIPIAYFLDKLWGYEVAFRASALALAFITLTALPLLPHETMQLAARYKQGNLGLATCVTILAFLLGLASGLYGPQVLPYIYTKYNLSPFSAVLAYLPAVFSWLYGPRLARPAPTRVILGVIAMATGLLAMYNAPNPLLFSMSWVLESLGYAIVSTSLDQSLSRYVSGAYWGRGYGVYQAVNNLGYAIGAAFSGYVPNPFYNAIAPLIFMLPLAVICVKSRRISPRVSTSPLPS, from the coding sequence ATGGAATCTACGTCGTTGGGTACGAGCACATCAAGAGCTGATCTCAGGGCATACGCGATTTTCTCCGCCCCGTATTCGCTCGTCGTATTTCTCCTCCCTTTCTATATATTCAAGCTGGGAGGAGGGGGCGTTGAGGTGGGATTCGCCTTCTCTATATACGCAACGGCTGTAGTCGCCGTACGTCCAGTTGCAGGGTACTTAACAGACCGTCTGGGGAGGAGGAGCGCCAATCTCCTCGGCGGACTTATACTGGCGAGCGCGATGATATTGCTGGGAGCGTCTTACGGCGTTTTCCACATCTATATTTCCCTTTTCCTCGCAGGCGCGGCTTCAAGTTTAATTAACGTGGCTACAGTGGCGTATATCACAGACGTAGGGGGCTTGGAAAACCCCGCCCTTTATTCTAAAATGAGAATCGCCGCCGCTATTGGCGCTGTTGGCGGAGGCGCGTTTATACCTATTGCCTATTTTCTTGACAAGCTGTGGGGTTACGAAGTTGCCTTTAGGGCCTCCGCCCTAGCCTTGGCTTTTATAACTCTGACGGCGCTCCCATTACTCCCCCACGAAACTATGCAATTAGCCGCTAGATATAAGCAGGGCAATTTGGGTTTAGCCACGTGCGTTACTATCTTGGCATTTTTGCTGGGACTGGCCTCTGGGCTATACGGGCCTCAAGTATTGCCCTATATCTACACAAAATATAACCTGTCCCCCTTTTCGGCGGTTTTGGCCTATTTACCTGCCGTCTTCTCATGGCTATACGGCCCCCGTCTGGCGAGGCCAGCGCCAACGCGTGTTATTTTAGGAGTTATCGCCATGGCTACGGGATTGTTGGCGATGTACAACGCCCCAAATCCGCTACTTTTTTCCATGAGCTGGGTTCTTGAAAGCCTAGGCTACGCAATAGTGTCCACGTCGCTAGACCAGTCTCTCTCTAGATATGTATCTGGGGCCTACTGGGGCAGGGGATACGGCGTTTATCAAGCTGTGAATAACTTGGGCTATGCCATTGGCGCGGCTTTTTCTGGCTACGTGCCAAATCCTTTTTACAACGCAATAGCCCCGCTCATTTTTATGTTGCCCCTCGCGGTTATATGCGTAAAAAGCCGGCGAATATCCCCAAGGGTATCAACAAGCCCACTGCCAAGTTGA
- the rpl6p gene encoding 50S ribosomal protein L6, whose product MRVVYSVEEVEIPKGVSVSIERTGPFDYIVKVKGPLGEVTKEFKNTPVVMSLQDGKIVMEVFKARKREYAILGTYKGILKNMFLGVTRGWRYKLKVIYTHFPMLVKVQGNQLVIENFLGRKSKITLNIPKGVKVEVKGKEDIVIEGIDRELVSTFAAAVQAATELHGDERPSPHGREGGLGVVDGIYVVGYEHIKS is encoded by the coding sequence ATGCGTGTAGTATATAGCGTTGAGGAGGTGGAAATACCAAAGGGAGTTAGTGTTAGTATCGAGAGGACTGGGCCCTTTGACTATATTGTAAAAGTTAAGGGACCGCTGGGCGAAGTGACAAAGGAGTTTAAGAACACGCCTGTGGTCATGTCTCTGCAAGATGGGAAGATAGTCATGGAGGTCTTCAAGGCTAGGAAGAGGGAGTACGCAATATTGGGCACGTATAAGGGCATTTTGAAAAATATGTTCCTCGGCGTGACGAGAGGATGGCGGTATAAGCTTAAGGTGATTTATACGCACTTCCCCATGTTAGTAAAAGTGCAAGGTAACCAGCTCGTCATTGAGAATTTCCTCGGCCGCAAATCCAAGATTACTTTAAACATCCCCAAGGGAGTTAAGGTAGAGGTCAAGGGAAAGGAGGATATTGTGATTGAGGGCATTGATAGAGAGCTCGTCAGCACTTTTGCGGCCGCAGTTCAAGCCGCAACAGAGCTCCATGGCGATGAAAGGCCATCGCCCCACGGCCGCGAGGGCGGACTGGGGGTAGTAGATGGAATCTACGTCGTTGGGTACGAGCACATCAAGAGCTGA
- a CDS encoding ATP:cob(I)alamin adenosyltransferase, with amino-acid sequence MPVLSKPCVLAGACPGDLGDTEVLWRGRHLCVSKASGIVKLFGALEAALGYINFAAMSCKRQKRCLFRAYWSLFYLGLYLSTGNDFYYNKSLYMLRKSLRCVLPMLPDSPLGWVYCLDRCCAAVNNARAWVRWAERRLAAIEEGREAILVLNHLSSLLFEIMRTCKHGVKTSRGVVIVEPKSNPASFPAWW; translated from the coding sequence GTGCCTGTACTCAGCAAGCCATGTGTTTTGGCGGGCGCGTGTCCAGGAGATCTCGGAGATACTGAAGTACTCTGGAGGGGGCGGCATTTATGCGTCTCTAAGGCCTCTGGCATTGTAAAACTATTCGGCGCGCTGGAAGCGGCGTTGGGCTATATTAATTTTGCTGCGATGAGTTGTAAAAGGCAGAAGAGGTGTCTATTCAGGGCTTATTGGTCATTATTCTATCTAGGCCTCTATCTTTCCACAGGGAATGATTTTTATTATAACAAGTCTCTTTACATGTTGCGCAAGTCGCTGAGGTGCGTATTGCCGATGTTGCCTGACTCTCCGCTGGGGTGGGTCTATTGTCTTGATAGGTGTTGCGCCGCCGTAAACAACGCCCGGGCGTGGGTTAGATGGGCAGAGAGGAGGCTCGCGGCCATAGAGGAGGGGAGAGAGGCTATATTAGTCCTTAACCACTTGAGTAGCCTCTTGTTTGAAATAATGCGGACGTGTAAACACGGAGTAAAAACCTCAAGAGGCGTGGTAATTGTGGAGCCGAAATCTAACCCCGCCTCGTTCCCCGCCTGGTGGTAA
- a CDS encoding CBS domain-containing protein — MKAEILARKPPITATPDMRIKDVAKIMAERKIGLVVIVEKNQPDVAIGVVSERDLVRAVANNVGLNLPVKEIMSSPVITVEGEEPIWNVAKIMREHNIRHVVVTNKGKLYGVISIRDLVAEESVLKSLIEYGIPEEHRPSAD, encoded by the coding sequence GTGAAAGCAGAAATTCTGGCGAGAAAACCCCCCATAACAGCCACTCCAGATATGCGTATAAAAGATGTGGCTAAGATAATGGCTGAAAGAAAAATTGGACTAGTTGTAATTGTTGAAAAGAATCAGCCCGATGTCGCCATTGGCGTAGTATCAGAACGCGACTTGGTTAGGGCAGTGGCAAATAACGTTGGTCTCAACCTGCCGGTTAAGGAAATTATGTCGTCTCCGGTGATAACAGTAGAGGGGGAGGAGCCTATTTGGAATGTGGCTAAAATCATGCGGGAGCATAATATAAGGCATGTTGTTGTGACTAATAAGGGAAAGCTATACGGAGTTATTTCAATAAGAGATTTAGTGGCTGAAGAATCAGTTTTAAAAAGTTTAATAGAATACGGCATACCAGAAGAACATAGACCTAGCGCAGATTAA
- a CDS encoding universal stress protein: MDKIVVGYDGSPQAKKALERAKAIAEKFGSKIYVVHVIDTAVLSLSDMFSSPAVIASLKEKAEQLIKEALAFLGQGAEGKILEGDPAHEIVKFAREVNASLIVLGARGLSTIRRILMGSVSSRVVQESPIDVLIVKG; encoded by the coding sequence ATGGACAAAATAGTTGTAGGGTATGACGGCTCTCCGCAAGCGAAGAAGGCCTTGGAGAGAGCCAAGGCCATAGCCGAGAAGTTCGGCTCTAAGATCTATGTAGTCCACGTAATTGACACCGCCGTGTTGTCCCTATCAGATATGTTCTCCTCGCCAGCGGTAATAGCAAGTCTTAAGGAAAAGGCCGAACAGCTCATAAAAGAAGCCTTGGCGTTCTTAGGACAAGGCGCCGAGGGGAAAATCCTTGAGGGCGACCCGGCGCATGAGATCGTTAAGTTTGCGAGAGAGGTAAACGCGTCGCTGATCGTACTAGGCGCAAGAGGCCTTTCTACAATTAGGCGAATATTAATGGGCAGTGTCTCGTCGAGGGTGGTCCAGGAGTCGCCAATAGACGTGTTAATTGTAAAGGGCTAG
- a CDS encoding sulfite exporter TauE/SafE family protein: MFWLALLAGFIGGFLGPLIGVGGGVIIVPMLNLSGVAFQAAAAASLFSIVVTAITSIYNYRGVIDFGLLAKYAAFSMAAAVLSAFISVKYSGSWVKLIYGVYLIAIGIVLLIDKRPGRTMPWLGYLLVFIGGFVSSLFGVGGGTIFVPALILLAGLDAKLAAAMSMGIIFPTALASTATYAWLGALDLSLAVLIAIGSFGGSYLSSKYIMPRLKSSSVKKLFTSYVFAVGAYYLWSNLSLALS, from the coding sequence ATGTTTTGGCTCGCGCTGTTAGCGGGTTTTATAGGCGGCTTTTTGGGGCCGCTTATAGGGGTTGGGGGAGGCGTGATAATAGTGCCTATGTTAAACTTATCGGGCGTAGCTTTTCAAGCCGCAGCGGCCGCCAGCTTGTTTTCAATCGTCGTAACTGCCATAACTTCCATATACAACTATAGGGGAGTGATTGACTTTGGGCTTTTGGCTAAATATGCGGCGTTTTCCATGGCCGCGGCTGTTTTAAGCGCGTTTATCTCAGTTAAGTACTCGGGGAGTTGGGTGAAGTTAATCTACGGAGTTTACCTCATCGCCATTGGCATAGTTTTACTGATTGATAAACGGCCTGGCAGGACAATGCCGTGGCTGGGGTATTTGCTTGTTTTTATAGGCGGCTTTGTCTCTTCGCTTTTCGGGGTAGGCGGAGGGACTATATTCGTTCCGGCTCTGATACTTCTGGCAGGGTTAGACGCCAAGCTGGCCGCGGCTATGAGCATGGGGATTATATTCCCCACAGCCCTCGCCTCCACCGCCACTTATGCGTGGCTGGGAGCTCTTGACCTTTCGCTGGCAGTGCTCATAGCCATTGGCAGTTTTGGGGGTTCATACCTCTCCAGTAAGTACATAATGCCCAGGCTGAAGTCTAGTTCTGTGAAGAAGCTTTTCACTAGTTATGTATTTGCCGTTGGGGCTTACTACCTATGGAGTAACCTTTCCCTGGCCTTGTCTTAA
- a CDS encoding preprotein translocase subunit Sec61beta, giving the protein MARRRKYEGLNPFVAAGLIKFSEEGELEKIKLTPRAAVVISLAIIGLLIAINLLLPPL; this is encoded by the coding sequence GTGGCGCGTAGGAGGAAGTACGAAGGCCTAAACCCCTTTGTGGCCGCCGGACTTATAAAATTCAGCGAGGAGGGCGAGCTGGAAAAAATAAAGCTGACGCCGCGAGCCGCCGTCGTTATATCGTTGGCCATAATAGGCTTGTTAATCGCAATAAACTTACTACTGCCCCCCTTGTAG
- a CDS encoding ABC transporter substrate-binding protein has translation MSRSLLIGLVVLIVLLAVVAVLMMQPRPAQTPTPTPTASPSPTTPSVTSLTIGVTDKVTDLDPANAYDFFTWEVLYNTMAGLVRYRPGTTELEPDLALSWTALDGGRVWVFKLRPNLKFCDGTPLTAQDVKRSIERVMKINGDPAWLVTDFVERVEAPNETAVVFYLKKPVSYFLALLATPPYFPVHPKYAPDKVDSDQTAGGAGPYCIKSFVRDQQLVLEANPYYYGPKPQASRVVIRFYKDATTLRLALERGEVDIAWRTLSPPDIEALRASGKYKVVEVPGSFIRYVVLNLNMPELKDVRVRQALAAAVCRSSIVNVVYHGTVAPLYTLIPEGMWSSYPVFKEKYGDCNTELAKQLLQQAGFGPSKKLNIELWYTPTHYGDTEKDLAAVLKEQWEGTGMISVTVKSAEWATYVQQLRSGAMMVSLLGWYPDYLDPDDYTRPFLRTVSNKWLGNGYSNPKMDEILDKAALELSQGAREQLYRQAQQLLAEDVPIIPLVQGKLFIVTKPNVQVVVDPTMILRYWAIKIS, from the coding sequence ATGAGTAGGTCTCTGTTAATAGGATTAGTTGTGTTAATAGTTCTGTTGGCAGTAGTGGCGGTTTTAATGATGCAACCCCGCCCTGCCCAGACGCCCACGCCAACACCCACGGCCAGCCCCTCTCCCACAACTCCCAGCGTAACGTCGCTTACAATTGGGGTTACAGATAAGGTGACTGACTTAGATCCGGCTAATGCCTATGATTTCTTTACGTGGGAGGTGTTATACAACACCATGGCGGGTTTAGTTAGGTATAGGCCCGGCACGACTGAGTTAGAGCCTGATCTAGCCTTAAGCTGGACGGCTCTTGACGGGGGGAGAGTCTGGGTGTTTAAACTAAGGCCTAATCTAAAGTTCTGCGACGGCACTCCGTTAACGGCTCAAGACGTGAAACGCTCTATTGAGCGCGTGATGAAGATAAACGGCGATCCCGCGTGGTTAGTGACGGATTTCGTGGAACGCGTTGAGGCGCCGAATGAGACCGCAGTTGTATTTTATCTCAAAAAGCCCGTCTCGTACTTCTTGGCGCTATTAGCCACTCCGCCGTACTTCCCAGTACATCCGAAGTACGCGCCTGACAAAGTGGACTCAGACCAGACGGCTGGAGGCGCCGGCCCGTATTGTATTAAAAGCTTTGTGAGAGATCAGCAGTTAGTCCTAGAGGCGAACCCGTATTACTACGGGCCTAAGCCTCAAGCGTCGCGCGTTGTGATAAGGTTTTACAAAGACGCCACTACCCTGAGACTTGCCCTGGAGAGAGGCGAGGTGGACATAGCTTGGAGGACTCTCAGCCCGCCCGATATAGAGGCGTTGAGGGCCTCTGGGAAGTATAAAGTAGTAGAAGTGCCTGGCTCTTTTATTAGATACGTGGTGCTTAACCTCAACATGCCTGAGCTTAAAGACGTGAGGGTGAGGCAGGCGCTGGCGGCGGCTGTGTGTAGGAGTAGTATTGTAAACGTCGTGTACCACGGCACAGTCGCGCCGCTTTATACGTTAATACCCGAGGGGATGTGGTCTTCTTACCCTGTCTTTAAGGAGAAGTACGGCGATTGCAACACGGAGCTTGCAAAGCAGTTACTACAACAAGCTGGTTTCGGCCCCAGCAAAAAGCTGAACATCGAGCTCTGGTACACGCCTACGCACTACGGCGATACTGAGAAGGATCTCGCCGCTGTGTTGAAAGAGCAGTGGGAGGGCACGGGGATGATATCTGTCACTGTGAAATCCGCGGAGTGGGCCACTTACGTCCAGCAGTTAAGAAGCGGGGCCATGATGGTGTCTCTACTTGGCTGGTACCCCGACTACCTCGACCCCGACGATTACACTAGGCCGTTTTTAAGAACTGTCTCTAATAAATGGCTCGGCAACGGCTACAGCAATCCGAAAATGGACGAGATTTTAGACAAGGCCGCCTTGGAGTTAAGCCAGGGGGCTAGAGAACAGTTATACAGACAGGCGCAACAACTGCTGGCCGAGGACGTGCCTATAATACCGCTGGTGCAAGGCAAGTTATTCATTGTGACAAAGCCTAACGTCCAGGTGGTTGTGGATCCGACAATGATACTGAGGTACTGGGCGATTAAAATCTCCTAA
- a CDS encoding ABC transporter permease, with translation MMLKLGLLFVAIVVILSLLAPLIAPYDSTKAAGPPLSPPSMRHFFGTDNLGRDVFSRVLYGGQVIIGISILATLLSASVGFTLGMFSGYIGGRVDRALNVVMDSMYAFPSLILAIAIASVLGPSPLNAAVAIGVVYIPTYFRMGRNETMVVKSSPFIEAAVSLGVPRWRIVFRHILPNLIPSLVVVATINIADAALTESALAFFGYTVTPPTPDWGLDLSSARSYIINGSWWLLAPGFFIVITALGFSMMGEGLGERLGKKEI, from the coding sequence ATGATGTTAAAACTGGGGCTTTTGTTCGTGGCAATTGTGGTAATTCTATCCCTGCTGGCGCCATTAATTGCGCCTTACGACTCCACTAAAGCCGCCGGCCCTCCCCTGTCGCCTCCCAGCATGCGCCATTTCTTCGGAACTGACAACTTAGGCCGCGACGTTTTTAGCAGAGTTCTATACGGCGGTCAAGTCATTATCGGCATTTCTATACTTGCCACGCTCCTCTCCGCCTCAGTAGGCTTTACGCTGGGGATGTTCTCGGGGTATATAGGGGGAAGGGTGGACAGGGCGCTTAACGTTGTCATGGATAGTATGTACGCCTTCCCCAGCCTCATTTTGGCAATTGCCATTGCGAGCGTCTTAGGCCCGAGCCCGTTAAATGCCGCCGTTGCAATTGGTGTTGTGTATATACCCACTTATTTCAGAATGGGGCGCAACGAGACTATGGTAGTTAAGTCAAGCCCGTTTATTGAAGCGGCGGTCTCCCTTGGAGTGCCCCGCTGGAGGATTGTGTTTAGGCACATTCTCCCCAACCTCATCCCCTCTCTAGTTGTCGTGGCCACTATAAATATAGCTGACGCGGCTTTGACGGAGTCCGCCCTCGCCTTTTTCGGCTATACGGTAACGCCCCCCACCCCCGACTGGGGGCTTGACCTCTCAAGCGCCAGGTCTTATATTATAAACGGGAGCTGGTGGCTACTGGCGCCGGGCTTTTTCATCGTCATAACTGCCCTGGGGTTCTCAATGATGGGAGAGGGCCTCGGGGAAAGACTGGGGAAAAAAGAGATTTAG
- a CDS encoding ABC transporter permease, translated as MAGLTRYVIYRVLLALPTLLILLTVVFFVLRVIPGNPIVAMVGVKAPPEYVEQLIKEAGLDKPLYLQYFEYLAGVFTGNLGKSLIFGRREVIAEIMDRLPATVELALSAFVVSVFLGHVFGFLAAKYGGKVDAGVRIYAMVSYVLFIPFIGLALQLVFSVWLGLFPVAGRITPGFEPPRITGLYLVDSLLAGRIDSFLDALWHLALPSFTLGLVLSGVFVRLIRNNLVKTLGEEFISAYRAMGFRELSILWKAYRVAIVPTVTMMGLQLALLLQGAVLTETTFSWPGLGTLLLERIQYLDYTTVQGTVVIFVVIVVVMNIIVDVVNAILDPRVRRGL; from the coding sequence ATGGCTGGTTTAACGCGTTATGTTATTTACAGAGTTTTACTCGCTCTGCCCACGCTCTTGATCTTACTGACTGTGGTTTTCTTCGTGTTGCGCGTTATTCCCGGCAACCCCATAGTGGCCATGGTGGGAGTGAAGGCCCCGCCTGAGTACGTGGAGCAGTTGATAAAAGAGGCAGGTCTTGATAAGCCTTTGTATCTCCAGTACTTTGAATATCTAGCCGGCGTGTTCACGGGAAATCTCGGAAAGAGTTTGATCTTCGGCAGGAGGGAGGTAATTGCTGAGATTATGGATCGGCTACCTGCCACGGTAGAACTGGCGCTCTCAGCTTTTGTTGTGAGCGTTTTCCTCGGCCACGTCTTCGGCTTCTTGGCGGCTAAATACGGCGGGAAAGTTGACGCGGGAGTTAGGATTTACGCCATGGTTTCATATGTCCTGTTTATACCCTTTATCGGCCTGGCGCTTCAGTTAGTGTTTTCCGTCTGGCTAGGCCTATTCCCCGTGGCCGGCAGAATAACCCCTGGTTTTGAACCGCCGAGAATAACAGGGCTATACCTCGTGGACTCATTACTGGCAGGGCGCATTGACTCTTTTCTAGACGCCTTGTGGCACTTGGCCCTGCCCTCTTTCACTCTGGGGCTTGTGCTCTCCGGCGTTTTTGTAAGGCTAATTAGGAATAACTTGGTGAAAACTCTGGGGGAAGAGTTCATCTCCGCTTATAGAGCCATGGGGTTCAGGGAGTTGAGTATCTTATGGAAAGCCTACAGAGTTGCCATTGTCCCAACAGTCACAATGATGGGCCTCCAGCTCGCCTTGCTTTTACAAGGCGCCGTGCTCACTGAGACTACATTCTCCTGGCCCGGCCTTGGGACGTTGCTTTTAGAGAGAATTCAATATCTAGACTACACCACCGTCCAGGGCACGGTGGTTATCTTCGTCGTAATTGTGGTCGTTATGAATATAATTGTTGACGTGGTAAACGCCATTCTAGACCCAAGAGTTAGGAGGGGGTTATGA